One window of the Burkholderia ubonensis subsp. mesacidophila genome contains the following:
- a CDS encoding GNAT family N-acetyltransferase translates to MPLFEPVTLTTARLNLRPLREDDVHALFAIWSDAEAMRYFSFPAMTRLDQATERVACKLRTFASGEDLTCAIELRETGEVLGECALFNLHEPCRRAEIGFCLTRTHWGRGYSSEAAAALVEHAFGTLDLRRIEADIDPRNAASARVLERLGFVQEGLLRERWMVGDEVSDSALYGLLKRERRA, encoded by the coding sequence ATGCCATTGTTCGAGCCCGTCACGCTGACCACCGCCCGCCTGAACCTGCGGCCGCTTCGAGAAGATGACGTACACGCGCTGTTCGCGATCTGGTCGGATGCGGAGGCGATGCGCTATTTCTCGTTTCCGGCGATGACGCGCCTGGATCAGGCAACGGAGCGCGTCGCTTGCAAGCTGAGGACGTTCGCCAGCGGCGAGGACCTTACTTGCGCCATCGAGTTGCGCGAAACCGGTGAAGTGCTCGGGGAATGCGCGCTGTTCAACTTGCATGAACCCTGCCGGCGGGCGGAAATCGGTTTTTGCCTGACCCGCACGCATTGGGGACGCGGATATTCGAGTGAAGCGGCTGCCGCGCTGGTCGAGCACGCGTTCGGCACGCTGGATCTGCGCCGGATCGAGGCGGATATCGACCCGCGCAATGCCGCGTCGGCGCGTGTGCTCGAACGGCTCGGATTTGTTCAGGAGGGGCTGCTGCGTGAGCGCTGGATGGTCGGGGACGAGGTGTCGGATAGTGCGTTGTATGGGTTGCTCAAGCGGGAGCGGCGGGCGTAG
- the cynS gene encoding cyanase — MIQSQFSKNARLDLADAILLSKARKDLSFAQIAEGTGLSEAFVTAALLGQHPLPAEAARHVGKTLDLDADAVALLQTIPLRGSIEDRVPTDPTIYRFYEMLQVYGTTLKALVHEKFGDGIISAINFKIDVKKVDDPEGGSRAVITLDGKYLPTKPF, encoded by the coding sequence ATGATTCAATCGCAATTCAGCAAGAACGCTCGCCTCGACCTGGCAGACGCCATCCTCCTGTCCAAGGCGAGGAAGGACCTGTCGTTCGCCCAGATCGCGGAGGGCACCGGCCTGAGCGAAGCGTTCGTGACCGCGGCGTTGCTCGGACAGCATCCGCTGCCGGCCGAAGCCGCCAGGCACGTCGGCAAGACGCTGGACCTCGACGCCGATGCCGTTGCGCTGCTGCAGACCATCCCGCTGCGCGGCAGCATCGAGGACCGTGTGCCGACCGATCCGACCATCTACCGCTTCTACGAGATGCTGCAGGTCTACGGCACGACCCTCAAGGCCCTGGTTCATGAGAAGTTCGGCGACGGGATCATCAGCGCGATCAACTTCAAGATCGACGTGAAGAAGGTCGACGATCCGGAGGGGGGCTCGCGCGCCGTCATCACGCTGGACGGCAAGTACCTGCCGACCAAGCCGTTCTGA
- the cynR gene encoding transcriptional regulator CynR, producing the protein MLVRHIKYFLAVAEHHSFTRAATALHVSQPALSQQIKQLEESLGAQLFDRTGRATRLTDAGEVYFRYARGALQGLEEGKRAIHDVGDLSRGSLRIAVTPTFTSYFIGPLVEAFHGRYPGITLTVREMSQERMEERLVDDELDVGIAFEDVQSRDIDTQRLLVETLALVVGRRHPLAKRRSVRVSALNDESLILLSSEFATREHVDRYCRQNDVRPQVLMEANSISAVIEVIQRTQLSTLLPATIARGRDDLVAVALDPLPLQRTAVLMQRKGAYQTAAARAFIEVALDVAETLARRPKRAAPASGQ; encoded by the coding sequence ATGCTCGTACGCCACATCAAATACTTCCTGGCCGTTGCGGAACACCACAGCTTCACGCGTGCCGCCACTGCGTTGCATGTGTCCCAGCCGGCCTTGTCGCAGCAGATCAAGCAGCTGGAAGAAAGCCTCGGGGCGCAGCTCTTCGATCGAACCGGGAGAGCGACGCGGCTGACGGACGCCGGTGAGGTGTACTTCCGGTATGCGCGCGGTGCGTTGCAGGGCCTGGAGGAAGGCAAGCGCGCGATCCACGACGTGGGGGACCTGAGCCGGGGCTCGCTGCGTATCGCCGTGACGCCGACGTTCACTTCCTATTTCATCGGGCCGCTCGTCGAGGCGTTTCACGGCCGTTACCCGGGCATCACATTGACGGTGCGCGAGATGTCGCAGGAGCGCATGGAGGAACGGCTGGTCGACGACGAACTCGACGTCGGCATTGCATTCGAAGATGTCCAGTCACGGGACATCGATACGCAACGCCTGCTGGTCGAGACGCTTGCGCTGGTCGTCGGGCGGCGTCATCCGTTGGCGAAGCGGCGCTCGGTGCGCGTATCCGCGCTGAACGACGAATCGCTGATCTTGCTGAGTTCCGAGTTTGCGACGCGCGAGCATGTCGATCGCTATTGCCGTCAGAACGACGTGCGCCCTCAGGTGCTCATGGAGGCCAATTCGATCAGCGCGGTGATCGAGGTCATTCAAAGGACCCAATTGTCCACCTTGCTGCCGGCGACGATTGCGCGTGGGCGGGATGATCTGGTTGCCGTCGCCCTGGATCCATTGCCGCTGCAAAGAACGGCGGTCCTCATGCAGCGCAAGGGCGCCTACCAGACGGCCGCTGCGCGCGCCTTCATCGAAGTCGCCTTGGACGTCGCGGAGACGCTCGCACGGCGTCCGAAGCGAGCGGCGCCGGCATCCGGACAGTAA
- a CDS encoding carbonic anhydrase, protein MKDIIEGFLQFQRDAFPKRAELFRNLATHQSPRALFISCSDSRLVPELVTQREPGDLFVIRNAGNIVPSYGPEPGGVSASVEYAVAALRVSDIVICGHSDCGAMTAIATCKCMDHMPAVGNWLRYADSARVVNEARSHESEHHKVDAMVRENVVAQLANIQTHPSVRLALEEGRVALHGWIYDIESGRIDAFDGATGKFVSLADNPEVRATHHQLQAAA, encoded by the coding sequence ATGAAAGACATCATTGAAGGCTTCCTGCAGTTCCAGCGAGACGCCTTTCCCAAGCGCGCCGAACTGTTCAGGAACCTGGCCACGCATCAGAGCCCTCGAGCGCTGTTCATCTCGTGCTCCGACAGCCGTCTGGTGCCCGAACTCGTCACGCAACGCGAGCCCGGCGACCTGTTCGTGATCCGCAATGCCGGCAACATCGTCCCGTCCTACGGACCTGAGCCGGGCGGCGTCTCGGCGTCGGTCGAATATGCGGTTGCCGCACTGCGCGTATCGGACATCGTGATCTGCGGGCATTCGGACTGCGGCGCCATGACCGCGATCGCCACCTGCAAATGCATGGATCACATGCCGGCGGTGGGCAACTGGCTGCGTTACGCCGATTCGGCTCGCGTCGTGAACGAGGCGCGCAGCCACGAGAGCGAGCATCACAAGGTGGATGCGATGGTGCGGGAGAACGTGGTCGCGCAACTCGCGAACATCCAGACGCATCCGTCCGTACGCCTGGCCCTCGAAGAGGGGCGGGTTGCGCTCCACGGCTGGATCTATGACATCGAAAGCGGCCGTATCGATGCGTTCGATGGCGCCACCGGCAAATTCGTTTCCCTGGCGGACAACCCCGAAGTCCGCGCGACTCACCATCAGCTTCAGGCAGCTGCCTGA
- a CDS encoding ABC transporter permease, translating to MSNDMHPVPQITSPDTPAGASGFRARFFNPAARQRLLAFASLLLLIVFFSVASPNFLEVDNLVTILQATAVNGVLAVACTYVIITSGIDLSVGTLMTFCAVMAGVVLTYWGMPLPVGIVAALAFGALSGCVSGIVIAKMKVPPFIATLGMMMLLKGLSLVISGTRPIYFNDTPGFTSIAQDSLIGSLIPALPIPNAVLILFLVAIGASIVLNRTIFGRYTFALGSNEEALRLSGVKVDAWKIGVYTFSGAVCGIAGLLIASRLNSAQPALGQGYELDAIAAVVIGGTSLSGGAGSILGTIIGAFIMSVLTNGLRIMSVAQEWQTVVTGVIIILAVYLDILRRRRR from the coding sequence ATGTCAAACGATATGCATCCCGTTCCGCAGATCACCTCCCCCGACACGCCGGCCGGCGCGTCCGGCTTCCGCGCGCGCTTCTTCAATCCGGCCGCGCGCCAGCGGCTGCTGGCGTTCGCCAGCCTGCTGCTGCTGATCGTGTTCTTCAGCGTCGCGTCGCCGAACTTCCTCGAAGTCGACAACCTCGTCACGATCCTGCAGGCGACCGCCGTCAACGGCGTGCTGGCGGTCGCGTGTACCTACGTGATCATCACGTCGGGCATCGACCTGTCGGTCGGCACGCTGATGACGTTCTGCGCGGTGATGGCCGGCGTCGTGCTCACTTATTGGGGCATGCCGCTGCCGGTCGGGATCGTTGCGGCGCTCGCCTTCGGCGCGTTGTCCGGCTGCGTGTCGGGCATCGTGATCGCGAAGATGAAGGTGCCGCCGTTCATCGCGACGCTCGGCATGATGATGTTGCTGAAGGGGCTGTCGCTGGTGATTTCCGGCACGCGCCCGATTTACTTCAACGACACGCCGGGCTTCACGTCGATCGCGCAGGATTCGCTGATCGGCAGCCTGATTCCGGCGCTGCCGATCCCGAACGCGGTGCTGATCCTGTTCCTGGTCGCGATCGGCGCGTCGATCGTGCTGAACAGGACGATCTTCGGCCGCTATACGTTCGCGCTCGGCAGCAACGAGGAGGCGCTGCGGCTGTCGGGCGTGAAGGTCGACGCGTGGAAGATCGGCGTCTATACGTTCAGCGGCGCCGTGTGCGGGATCGCCGGCCTCCTGATCGCGTCGCGCCTGAACTCCGCGCAGCCCGCGCTCGGCCAGGGCTACGAGCTCGACGCGATCGCGGCGGTCGTGATCGGCGGCACGTCGCTGTCGGGCGGCGCGGGCAGCATCCTCGGCACCATCATCGGCGCGTTCATCATGAGCGTGCTGACCAACGGCCTGCGCATCATGTCGGTTGCGCAGGAATGGCAGACGGTCGTGACCGGCGTGATCATCATCCTGGCCGTCTACCTCGACATCCTGCGCCGGCGGCGCCGTTGA
- a CDS encoding peptidoglycan recognition protein family protein, with product MLFISKNGHVDAERVTVKIFPAIERGAMDIVNGIVVHQTDSFTKDSVFGSYSEKGADGAHFLIDKNGEIYQTASLLKKTNHVGRMQSRCIVTSKCTPVELKAAIGMSKSPVALTRHEMKKTFPDRFPSNGDSIGIELVGKAIGPEKQEVYEAVTDQQNASLKWLVAELICTFKVSAQEIYRHPEIGRKNLTEASTAKW from the coding sequence GTGCTGTTCATTTCGAAAAATGGCCATGTGGATGCGGAGCGCGTCACGGTGAAAATTTTTCCGGCAATAGAGCGCGGGGCAATGGACATCGTGAATGGCATTGTCGTGCATCAAACGGATAGTTTTACGAAGGATAGTGTGTTTGGTAGCTACAGTGAGAAGGGGGCGGACGGTGCGCATTTCCTGATCGATAAGAATGGGGAAATTTACCAAACGGCCTCTTTGCTTAAGAAAACAAATCACGTCGGAAGAATGCAATCCCGTTGCATCGTGACAAGCAAGTGCACTCCTGTTGAACTCAAGGCAGCAATCGGGATGAGTAAAAGCCCTGTCGCGCTCACAAGGCACGAAATGAAGAAAACATTTCCTGATCGGTTTCCGTCTAATGGTGATTCCATTGGAATTGAGCTGGTCGGAAAGGCGATTGGCCCGGAGAAGCAAGAGGTGTACGAGGCCGTTACGGATCAACAGAATGCATCGCTGAAATGGCTGGTTGCAGAGTTGATTTGCACCTTTAAGGTTTCTGCTCAGGAAATTTACAGGCATCCGGAGATCGGGCGTAAGAATTTGACTGAAGCGAGTACGGCAAAATGGTAA
- a CDS encoding Hcp family type VI secretion system effector produces the protein MSHGSRYFLRLDGINGEYRDASHGNEIEVITWNWTVSQQSNMRLGSGGGTGKATVGDMLFEHYIDCASPNLVQYYLLGKHIPEAVLVMRKAGGEPLEYLKITMEGVLIAQVTAASNCNMAMPREEVRLSFARVRQEYVIQNARGGNGGAVTMGYDIKANTIV, from the coding sequence ATTTCGCATGGGTCAAGATATTTTTTGAGGTTGGATGGCATAAATGGTGAATATCGGGATGCAAGCCATGGGAATGAAATTGAGGTAATTACATGGAATTGGACTGTCAGCCAGCAATCGAATATGCGTTTGGGGAGCGGCGGAGGCACAGGCAAGGCTACAGTCGGGGATATGCTGTTCGAGCATTACATCGATTGCGCAAGCCCGAATCTTGTTCAGTATTATTTGCTTGGTAAGCATATTCCGGAGGCGGTATTGGTGATGCGAAAAGCGGGAGGTGAACCGCTTGAGTATCTAAAAATCACGATGGAAGGTGTGCTGATAGCGCAAGTCACTGCCGCGAGCAATTGCAATATGGCGATGCCGCGAGAAGAGGTGCGTTTGTCATTCGCTCGTGTGAGACAAGAGTACGTGATCCAGAACGCCAGAGGTGGCAATGGTGGAGCGGTGACGATGGGCTACGACATCAAGGCAAACACGATTGTTTGA
- a CDS encoding ABC transporter substrate-binding protein yields the protein MIRNTLLNAIVGVTFAVGLTAAAYAQEAYIPLISKGFQHQFWQAVKSGAVQAAKDYHVKVTFEGPETEAMIDKQIDMLSAAIAKKPAALGFAALDSKAALPLLKKAQAERIPVVAFDSGVDSDIPVTTAATNNKAAASLAADKLAELIGKEGEVAVVAHDQTSRTGIDRRDGFVERMKSAYPKIRVVTVQYGEGDQLKSTEVTKSILQAYPTLKGIFGTNEGSAIGVVNGVREMKRKVVIVGYDSGKQQKDAIRSGLMAGAITQNPVGIGYRTVEAAVKATKGEKLPKIIDTGFYWYDKTNIDDPKVAAALYD from the coding sequence GTGATCAGGAACACGCTGTTGAACGCGATCGTCGGCGTGACGTTCGCCGTCGGCCTCACGGCCGCCGCCTACGCGCAGGAAGCCTACATCCCGCTGATCTCGAAGGGCTTCCAGCACCAATTCTGGCAGGCCGTGAAATCCGGCGCTGTGCAGGCGGCGAAGGACTATCACGTGAAGGTGACGTTCGAAGGCCCCGAGACCGAGGCGATGATCGACAAGCAGATCGACATGCTGTCGGCCGCGATCGCGAAGAAGCCGGCGGCGCTCGGCTTCGCGGCGCTCGACAGCAAGGCCGCGCTGCCGCTGCTGAAGAAGGCGCAGGCCGAGAGGATTCCGGTGGTCGCGTTCGACTCCGGCGTCGACAGCGACATTCCGGTGACCACCGCGGCCACCAACAACAAGGCCGCCGCGTCGCTCGCGGCGGACAAGCTGGCGGAGCTGATCGGCAAGGAAGGCGAGGTCGCGGTCGTCGCGCACGACCAGACGAGCCGCACCGGCATCGACCGCCGCGACGGCTTCGTCGAGCGGATGAAATCCGCGTATCCGAAGATCCGGGTCGTGACCGTGCAGTACGGCGAAGGCGACCAGCTCAAGTCGACCGAGGTCACGAAGTCGATCCTGCAGGCGTATCCGACGCTCAAGGGGATCTTCGGCACCAACGAAGGGTCCGCGATTGGCGTCGTCAACGGCGTGCGAGAGATGAAGCGCAAGGTCGTGATCGTCGGCTACGACTCCGGCAAGCAGCAGAAGGACGCGATCCGCAGCGGGCTGATGGCCGGCGCGATCACGCAGAACCCGGTCGGCATCGGCTACAGGACCGTCGAGGCGGCCGTGAAGGCGACCAAGGGCGAGAAGCTGCCGAAGATCATCGACACCGGCTTCTATTGGTACGACAAGACCAACATCGACGATCCGAAGGTGGCGGCGGCGCTGTATGACTGA
- a CDS encoding NAD(P)/FAD-dependent oxidoreductase, whose product MDFDVIVLGAGIVGVSTALHLQDRGRKVALVDRGAPGEGTSFGNAGLIERSSVEPYPFPRSPLTLLRYALNRSTDLYWHGASLPAFAPWLARFWWESAPQRHAAAARDMLPLIERCIVEHDALIARAGAHALVRASGWLEAFRSPAAFQRGIAEAQLTARRHGLGVTPLDAAALLAQEPSLAPGFCGALHWLDPKSVVDPAGLVKAYARLFEQNGGTLLHGDASSLDALSPGWQVATHDGAAAAPAVVVALGPWSDTVFGKFGYRIPLREKRGYHMHYAPSAHGALSAPIVDREYGYVIAPMQRGLRLTTGVEIARRRVPPTGVQLDRAERLARPLFGFGERLDPQPWLGFRPCTPDMRPVIGPAPAHRGLWFAFGHNHHGLTLGPVTGRLLAEMMTGEAPFTDPSPYRADRF is encoded by the coding sequence ATGGATTTCGACGTCATCGTTCTAGGCGCAGGCATCGTCGGCGTCTCCACCGCCCTCCATCTCCAGGACCGCGGCCGCAAGGTCGCCCTCGTCGATCGCGGCGCGCCCGGCGAAGGCACGAGCTTCGGCAACGCGGGGCTGATCGAGCGCTCGTCCGTCGAGCCCTACCCGTTCCCGCGCAGCCCGCTCACGCTGCTGCGCTACGCGTTGAACCGCTCGACCGACCTCTACTGGCACGGCGCCTCGCTGCCCGCGTTCGCGCCGTGGCTCGCGCGTTTCTGGTGGGAATCCGCGCCGCAGCGCCACGCGGCGGCCGCGCGCGACATGCTGCCGCTGATCGAGCGCTGCATCGTCGAGCACGACGCGTTGATCGCGCGCGCGGGCGCCCACGCGCTGGTGCGCGCGAGCGGCTGGCTGGAAGCGTTCCGCTCACCCGCCGCCTTCCAGCGCGGCATCGCCGAAGCGCAGCTCACCGCGCGCCGCCACGGGCTCGGCGTGACGCCGCTCGACGCGGCGGCGCTGCTCGCGCAGGAGCCGAGCCTCGCGCCAGGCTTCTGCGGCGCGCTGCACTGGCTCGACCCGAAGAGCGTCGTCGATCCCGCCGGCCTCGTCAAAGCCTATGCGCGGCTCTTCGAACAAAACGGCGGCACGCTGCTGCACGGCGACGCGTCGAGCCTCGACGCGCTGTCGCCCGGCTGGCAGGTCGCGACGCACGACGGCGCGGCGGCGGCGCCGGCCGTCGTCGTCGCGCTCGGCCCGTGGTCGGACACCGTGTTCGGGAAATTCGGCTACCGGATTCCGCTGCGCGAGAAGCGCGGCTATCACATGCACTACGCGCCGTCGGCGCACGGCGCGCTGTCCGCGCCGATCGTCGATCGCGAATACGGCTACGTGATCGCGCCGATGCAGCGCGGGCTGCGCCTGACGACCGGCGTCGAGATCGCGCGCCGCCGCGTGCCGCCGACCGGCGTGCAGCTCGACCGCGCGGAACGGCTCGCGCGCCCGCTGTTCGGCTTCGGCGAGCGGCTCGATCCGCAGCCGTGGCTCGGCTTCCGGCCGTGCACGCCGGACATGCGACCGGTGATCGGCCCCGCGCCCGCGCATCGCGGGCTGTGGTTCGCGTTCGGGCACAACCATCACGGGCTGACGCTCGGGCCCGTCACGGGCCGCCTGCTCGCGGAAATGATGACCGGCGAAGCGCCCTTTACCGACCCGTCGCCGTATCGCGCCGACCGCTTCTGA
- a CDS encoding L-fucono-1,5-lactonase, whose translation MTDLRIDSHQHFWRYRAEHYPWIGAGMDVLARDRLPAELHPLLHAHALDRSIAVQARAGRDETAFLLGLARGDARIAGVVGWADLGSPRLADHVAEWGRDKLLGFRHQVQDEGDVAAFVSRPAFDRGIAWLQAQRYVYDVLVFQRQLPDVRDFCARHDAHWLVLDHLGKPALAEFDRDETAFPHWRDALRALGALPHVACKLSGLVTEADWARGLRPRDYSHIERCVDVALEVFGPQRLMFGSDWPVCLLAASYDEVVARVERWAATRLSEPERRAVWGGTAARCYGVAA comes from the coding sequence ATGACCGACTTGCGCATCGATTCCCATCAGCACTTCTGGCGCTATCGCGCGGAACACTACCCGTGGATCGGCGCGGGCATGGACGTGCTTGCCCGCGACCGTCTGCCGGCCGAACTGCATCCGCTTCTGCACGCGCACGCGCTGGACCGGTCGATCGCCGTGCAGGCGCGCGCCGGACGCGACGAAACCGCATTCCTGCTCGGCCTCGCGCGCGGCGACGCGCGCATCGCGGGTGTCGTCGGCTGGGCGGACCTCGGTTCCCCGCGGCTCGCGGACCACGTGGCCGAGTGGGGGCGAGACAAGCTGCTCGGGTTTCGCCATCAGGTCCAGGACGAAGGCGACGTCGCCGCGTTCGTGTCCCGGCCGGCATTCGATCGCGGCATCGCGTGGCTGCAGGCGCAGCGCTACGTGTACGACGTGCTGGTGTTTCAGCGCCAGTTGCCGGACGTGCGCGATTTCTGCGCCCGCCATGATGCGCACTGGCTCGTGCTCGACCATCTCGGCAAGCCCGCGCTCGCCGAATTCGACCGCGACGAAACGGCCTTTCCGCATTGGCGCGACGCATTGCGCGCGTTGGGTGCGCTGCCGCACGTCGCGTGCAAGCTGTCCGGGCTCGTGACGGAAGCGGACTGGGCGCGCGGCCTGCGGCCGCGGGACTACAGCCATATCGAGCGTTGCGTGGATGTCGCGCTGGAGGTCTTCGGTCCGCAGCGCCTGATGTTCGGTTCCGATTGGCCCGTGTGCCTGCTGGCTGCTTCGTATGACGAGGTCGTCGCACGGGTCGAGCGATGGGCGGCGACGCGCTTGTCGGAGCCCGAGCGGCGCGCGGTGTGGGGCGGCACGGCGGCGCGTTGCTATGGGGTGGCGGCGTGA
- a CDS encoding sugar ABC transporter ATP-binding protein, producing the protein MQPDPTSPPQPPHAPLIALRGIGKRFPGVQALDDCRFDLQAGEVHALMGENGAGKSTLMKILAGVVEKDGGEILLDGRAVEIAEPRAAQALGIGIIHQELNLMNHLSVAQNIFIGREPRGRFGAFIDEARLNRDAAAIFARMRLDLDPRTPVGRLTVARQQMVEIAKALSFDSRVLIMDEPTAALNDAEIAELFRIIRDLRAHGVGIVYISHRMDELRRIADRVTVMRDGKYVATVPMAGTSMDAIIAMMVGRQLDTQVRRPPDTSGNDVVLDVRGLSRGRAIRDVGFTLRRGEILGFAGLMGAGRTEVARAIFGADPVDAGEIRVHGAKATIRTPADAVAHGIGYLSEDRKHFGLSVGMDVQNNIALSSLRRFVRRGVFLDARAMRDAAHAYVRQLAIRTPSVAQPARLLSGGNQQKIVIAKWLLRDCDILFFDEPTRGIDVGAKSEIYKLLDALAADGKAIVMISSELPEVLRMSHRILVMCEGRVTGELSAAEATQEKIMQLATQRESTVIP; encoded by the coding sequence ATGCAACCCGACCCGACCTCGCCCCCGCAGCCGCCGCACGCACCGCTGATCGCGCTGCGCGGCATCGGCAAGCGCTTCCCCGGCGTGCAGGCGCTCGACGACTGCCGCTTCGACCTGCAGGCGGGCGAAGTGCACGCGCTGATGGGCGAGAACGGCGCGGGCAAGTCGACGCTGATGAAGATCCTCGCCGGCGTGGTCGAGAAGGACGGCGGCGAGATCCTGCTGGACGGCCGCGCGGTCGAGATCGCCGAGCCGCGCGCCGCGCAGGCGCTCGGCATCGGCATCATCCATCAGGAACTGAACCTGATGAACCACCTGAGCGTCGCGCAGAACATCTTTATCGGGCGCGAGCCGCGCGGCCGGTTCGGCGCGTTCATCGACGAGGCGCGGCTGAACCGCGACGCCGCCGCGATCTTCGCGCGGATGCGGCTCGATCTCGACCCGCGTACGCCGGTCGGCCGGCTGACGGTCGCGCGCCAGCAGATGGTCGAGATCGCGAAGGCGCTGTCGTTCGACTCGCGCGTGCTGATCATGGACGAGCCGACCGCCGCGCTGAACGACGCGGAGATCGCCGAGCTGTTCCGGATCATCCGCGACCTGCGCGCGCACGGCGTGGGCATCGTCTACATCTCGCACCGGATGGACGAGCTGCGCCGGATCGCCGACCGCGTGACCGTGATGCGCGACGGCAAATACGTCGCGACCGTGCCGATGGCGGGCACGTCGATGGACGCGATCATCGCGATGATGGTCGGCCGCCAGCTCGACACGCAGGTCCGCAGGCCGCCCGACACGTCGGGCAATGACGTCGTGCTGGACGTGCGCGGCCTGTCGCGCGGCCGCGCGATCCGCGACGTCGGCTTCACGCTGCGGCGCGGCGAGATTCTCGGGTTCGCGGGCCTGATGGGCGCCGGCCGCACCGAGGTCGCGCGCGCGATCTTCGGCGCCGATCCCGTCGACGCGGGCGAGATTCGCGTGCACGGCGCGAAGGCGACGATCCGCACGCCGGCCGACGCGGTCGCGCACGGCATCGGTTATCTGTCGGAAGACCGCAAGCATTTCGGGCTCTCGGTCGGCATGGACGTGCAGAACAACATCGCGCTGTCGAGCCTGCGCCGCTTCGTGCGCCGCGGCGTGTTCCTCGATGCGCGCGCGATGCGCGACGCCGCGCACGCATACGTGCGGCAGCTCGCGATCCGCACGCCGTCGGTCGCGCAGCCGGCGCGCCTGCTGTCGGGCGGCAACCAGCAGAAGATCGTGATCGCGAAATGGCTGCTGCGCGACTGCGACATCCTGTTCTTCGACGAGCCGACGCGCGGCATCGACGTCGGCGCGAAGAGCGAGATCTACAAGCTGCTCGATGCGCTGGCGGCCGACGGCAAGGCGATCGTGATGATCTCGTCCGAGCTGCCCGAAGTGCTGCGCATGAGCCACCGCATCCTCGTCATGTGCGAAGGCCGCGTCACCGGCGAGCTGAGCGCGGCCGAGGCCACCCAGGAAAAGATCATGCAGCTCGCCACGCAGCGCGAGTCGACCGTCATCCCCTGA
- a CDS encoding FadR/GntR family transcriptional regulator gives MSIQPIQNRRLYQQIADRLSSMIASGAFPPGSYLPPERELAEQFGVSRTSVREALIALEVSGLVSVRVGDGVKVRHPEAAALPPERSAQPGALAVIEIDPELGIALDLDTEIPPFALLQARRLIEPEAAALAATHGSDAQIAGIHEAFLRNEEDNRSGSLTHPGDRLFHIRIAEASDNPAYALMIKQLLAHKYDPMFQRLQSLYMPSDMPHRSELEHRAILDAIRARDADAARRAMAEHLDSVIRIFGRACD, from the coding sequence ATGTCCATCCAGCCGATTCAGAACCGCCGCCTCTACCAGCAGATCGCCGACCGGCTGAGCTCGATGATCGCGTCCGGCGCTTTTCCGCCGGGCAGCTATCTGCCGCCCGAGCGCGAGCTGGCCGAGCAATTCGGCGTGTCGCGCACGTCGGTGCGCGAGGCGCTGATCGCGCTCGAGGTGAGCGGGCTCGTCAGCGTGCGCGTCGGCGACGGCGTGAAGGTCCGCCATCCCGAGGCGGCTGCGCTGCCGCCCGAACGGAGCGCGCAGCCCGGCGCGCTCGCGGTGATCGAGATCGACCCCGAGCTCGGCATCGCGCTCGATCTCGATACGGAAATCCCGCCGTTCGCGTTGCTGCAGGCGCGCCGGCTGATCGAGCCGGAGGCCGCGGCGCTGGCCGCGACGCACGGCTCGGACGCGCAGATCGCAGGTATCCACGAGGCCTTCCTGCGCAACGAGGAAGACAACCGCAGCGGGTCGCTCACGCACCCCGGCGATCGGCTGTTTCATATCCGGATCGCCGAAGCGAGCGACAACCCGGCCTATGCGCTGATGATCAAGCAACTGCTCGCGCACAAGTACGACCCGATGTTCCAGCGGCTGCAGTCGCTCTATATGCCGAGCGACATGCCGCACCGTTCGGAACTCGAGCACCGCGCGATTCTCGACGCGATCCGCGCGCGCGACGCGGACGCCGCGCGGCGCGCGATGGCCGAGCATCTGGATTCGGTGATCCGCATCTTCGGGCGCGCCTGCGATTGA